A single Diceros bicornis minor isolate mBicDic1 chromosome 7, mDicBic1.mat.cur, whole genome shotgun sequence DNA region contains:
- the TMEM86A gene encoding lysoplasmalogenase-like protein TMEM86A, which translates to MVSPVTVVKSEGPKLVPFFKATCVYFVLWLPSSSPSWVSALIKCLPIFCLWLFLLAHGLGFLLAHPSAIRIFVGLVFSAVGDAFLIWQDQGYFVHGLLMFAVTHILYASAFGMRPLALRTGLVMAVLSGLCYAFLYPGLSGAFTYLVGVYVALIAFMGWRAMAGLRLVGAAWRWTELAAGSGALLFIISDLTIALDKFCFPVPYSRALIMSTYYAAQMLIALSAVESREPVEDYRLRKAN; encoded by the exons atgGTGTCCCCGGTCACTGTG GTGAAGAGTGAGGGACCCAAGCTGGTGCCCTTCTTCAAGGCCACCTGCGTGTATTTTGTGCTCTGGCTGCCCTCATCCAGCCCGTCGTGGGTCAGCGCCCTCATCAAGTGCCTGCCCATCTTCTGCCTCTGGCTCTTCCTTCTGGCCCATGGCCTAGGATTCCTGCTGGCCCATCCCAGCGCCATCCGCATCTTTGTGGGGCTCGTCTTCTCCGCAGTAGGCGATGCCTTCCTCATCTGGCAGGACCAGGGCTACTTTGTGCACG GTCTGCTGATGTTTGCTGTGACCCACATCCTCTACGCCTCGGCCTTTGGCATGCGGCCACTGGCTCTTCGGACAGGTCTGGTGATGGCAGTGCTGTCGGGCCTGTGCTATGCCTTCCTCTACCCGGGCCTCTCAGGTGCCTTCACCTACCTGGTGGGGGTCTATGTGGCCCTTATCGCCTTCATGGGCTGGCGTGCTATGGCAGGGCTACGGCTGGTCGGGGCAGCCTGGCGCTGGACTGAGCTGGCGGCGGGCAGCGGTGCACTGCTCTTTATCATCTCAGACTTGACCATCGCCCTTGACAAGTTTTGTTTTCCTGTGCCCTACTCTCGGGCACTCATCATGTCCACCTACTATGCTGCCCAGATGCTCATCGCCCTGTCAGCTGTCGAGAGCCGGGAGCCAGTGGAAGACTACAGACTGCGCAAGGCCAACTGA
- the IGSF22 gene encoding LOW QUALITY PROTEIN: immunoglobulin superfamily member 22 (The sequence of the model RefSeq protein was modified relative to this genomic sequence to represent the inferred CDS: inserted 2 bases in 2 codons; substituted 1 base at 1 genomic stop codon) translates to MTTIHHKQMLQEHVSMEFSSSATHQQTFSQTTKIVGEQVVSRKSSGTAEFFNLVTRSSDVLRAGESEFVEKPQPVLASEGDKGVFRARVQRNPKPDTSWKRESGIPIKESAKIFCDSMNKEHVLKLEPLTSVDSDNYKCVASNDHADAIYTVPLLVTEGQDRMDFKKLLKKRVPPAPKRXQKVTNEKEMLEILSKGPKKDFEKVCMEYGFTDFRGLLKKLKEMKKVEVGAIRILKPLEDRETKVDTTVVFDCIMELKDPHVKMIWIKGNEPPRIECSPDKYDVKQIGTKHMLVITNVNMNDAGTHSLSXGDKLMSAQLTVLDEPLKFLGQTKPMKVTECQTAVFEICLSKKVPNFVCKFSGKELKRDEKYEITVSEEGLTHRLKIKDARLSDSGEFSAEAGDLVQKAQLPTDRIRIKFVSTLKNVCVKERSQACLECELTSKDVTLSWKKDGWLLEHGNKYSMNHEGKRAELVIEDAQLSDSGEYTMVAMQDGDPTEYNSTATVTVEERLGTVKSRMSDLHVATGSPAELCVVLNNEKVEDVWLKDSKEITDLPGVQIVKQGAVHKLIFPNMGPEHEGKYTFRAKAAESETSVFVADPPTLDPSRLEAPAAYPVTVKVGHTATIKVPFQAKPLPKVMWYKDSVEVTEEALVSMEREEDQALRMISNCVCEDNGLVMLKLKNDYRSATATLHLSVLDRPKPPQRWVEFLELSGSCVHMKWKALKDNGGWPVTQFIVERKAVSKKAWIKIGKVDSKLTXFSTSEVEKGKAYQFRILVVILEGVSDPLETDKVFAGNPVGQSDSPVLRGQDGAFSQRGRLVCAEFHRGMSLAKSSPIQVRVILEDFPQPHTNLQLFEEVPNTVTLTWNHNPDLKEDSDAHYVILKQDASTATWFTVAHQVFSTKYAVTGLLPGSSTSLLRVVAWHEIGDSDPLDSRDTWLINKDKIEDLSAKLKPYQPRDWRHAPRFLTLLKRHAVLRGQDCTMTCVFLGNPRPTVTLYKGDVNITAISKFWYSSTRGVCTIVIPTGTLKDSDKDDKSIPASVTESLQKKSKYLMGAPAPPTHQENVVMWGFSEGGPVCSVVLVNAVSQ, encoded by the exons ATGACGACCATTCACCACAAGCAGATGCTGCAGGAGCACGTGTCCATGGAGTTCTCCAGCTCTGCCACCCACCAGCAGACCTTCTCCCAGACAACCAAGATAGTGGGAG AGCAAGTCGTGTCGAGGAAGTCCTCGGGCACTGCAGAGTTCTTCAACTTGGTGACACGGAGCTCCGACGTCTTGCGGGCGGGAGAGTCGGAGTTCGTGGAGAAGCCTCAGCCTGTCCTCGCGTCCGAGG GCGATAAAGGCGTGTTCCGAGCCCGGGTGCAGAGGAACCCCAAACCCGACACCTCCTGGAAGAGGGAGAGCGGCATCCCCATCAAGGAGTCCGCCAAGATATTCTGCGACAGCATGAACAAGGAGCACGTGCTGAAG CTGGAGCCACTGACCTCCGTGGACTCGGACAACTACAAGTGCGTTGCAAGCAATGACCATGCAGATGCCATCTATACCGTGCCCTTGCTGGTGACAGAGG GTCAAGATAGAATGGATTTCAAAAAGCTGTTGAAAAAGAG GGTTCCTCCTGCTCCCAAAA AGCAGAAGGTGACAAATGAGAAAGAGATGCTGGAGATTTTGTCCAAGGGGCCCAAGAAGGACTTTGAGAAGGTCTGCATGGAGTATGGTTTCACCGACTTCCGGGGGCTGCTCAAGAAGCTCAAAGAGATGAAGAAAGTGGAGGTGGGG GCCATCCGGATTCTGAAGCCCCTGGAAGACAGAGAGACCAAGGTTGACACCACAGTGGTCTTTGACTGCATCATGGAGCTGAAGGACCCCCATGTCAAGATGATATGGATCA AGGGTAACGAGCCACCGAGGATCGAGTGCTCCCCGGACAAGTACGATGTGAAGCAGATAGGCACCAAGCACATGCTGGTCATCACCAACGTGAACATGAATGACGCAGGCACCCACAGCCTGT GTGGTGACAAGCTGATGAGTGCCCAGCTCACAGTGCTGG ATGAGCCGCTGAAGTTCTTGGGACAGACGAAGCCAATGAAGGTGACAGAGTGCCAGACAGCTGTGTTTGAGATCTGCCTCTCCAAGAAAGTGCCCAACTTTGTGTGCAAGTTCAGTGGGAAGGAGCTGAAGAGGGATGAAAAGTATGAAATCACAGTGTCCGAGGAGGGTCTGACCCACAGGCTTAAGATTAAAGATGCCAGACTCAGTGACAGTGGTGAGTTCTCTGCCGAGGCGGGGGACCTGGTACAGAAGGCCCAGCTCCCTACTGACC gCATCCGCATCAAGTTTGTGAGCACCCTCAAGAATGTATGTGTGAAAGAGAGGAGCCAGGCATGCCTTGAGTGTGAGCTGACATCCAAGGATGTGACACTGAGCTGGAAGAAGGATGGGTGGCTGCTGGAGCATGGCAACAAGTACAGCATGAACCACGAGGGCAAGCGAGCAGAGCTGGTCATTGAAGATGCACAGCTCAGTGACAGTGGCGAGTACACCATGGTGGCCATGCAGGATGGGGACCCCACTGAATACAACAGTACTGCCACAGTCACCGTGGAGG AGCGTCTGGGCACGGTGAAGAGCAGGATGTCCGACTTGCATGTGGCCACCGGGAGCCCTGCTGAGCTGTGTGTAgtgctgaacaatgagaaggTGGAGGACGTGTGGCTAAAGGATAGCAAGGAG ATCACAGACTTGCCCGGTGTGCAGATCGTGAAGCAGGGTGCGGTGCACAAACTCATCTTCCCCAACATGGGCCCCGAGCACGAGGGCAAGTACACATTCCGGGCCAAGGCTGCAGAGAGTGAAACCTCGGTATTCGTTGCAG ATCCTCCTACCCTCGACCCGTCGCGGCTGGAGGCACCGGCAGCATACCCCGTGACCGTGAAGGTGGGCCACACGGCGACCATCAAAGTGCCCTTCCAGGCAAAGCCACTGCCCAAAGTGATGTGGTACAAGGACAGCGtggaggtgacagaggaggcaCTCGTGTCCATGGAGCGCGAGGAAGACCAGGCGCTGCGCATGATTTCAAACTGCGTGTGCGAGGACAATGGCCTCGTTATGCTCAAGCTCAAGAATGACTACCGTTCGGCCACAGCCACTCTGCACCTCAGCGTGCT TGACCGCCCCAAGCCTCCCCAGCGCTGGGTGGAGTTCCTGGAGCTCTCGGGCAGTTGTGTGCACATGAAGTGGAAGGCCCTGAAGGACAATGGCGGGTGGCCTGTGACACAGTTCATCGTGGAACGCAAGGCGGTCAGCAAGAAGGCCTGGATTAAGATAGGCAAGGTGGACAGCAAACTCACCTGATTCTCCACCAGCGAGGTGGAAAAGGGAAAAGCCTACCAGTTTCGTATCCTGGTGGTCATTTTGGAAGGAGTGAGCGACCCTCTGGAGACAGACAAAGTGTTTGCGGGAAATCCTGTTGGTCAGTCAGATAGCCCTGTGCTCAGGGGTCAGGATGGGGCCTTCAGCCAGCGAGGAAGGCTGGTCTGTGCGGAATTCCACAGGGGCATGTCTCTAGCT AAATCATCCCCAATTCAAGTGAGAGTGAT ACTGGAAGATTTTCCACAGCCGCACACAAACCTACAGCTGTTTGAGGAGGTCCCCAACACAGTGACTTTGACCTGGAACCACAATCCCGACCTGAAGGAGGACAGTGATGCCCACTATGTCATCCTGAAGCAGGATGCCAGCACAGCCACCTGGTTCACTGTGGCCCATCAGGTCTTCAGCACCAAGTATGCGGTGACGGGCCTGCTCCCGGGCAGTAGTACTTCACTACTACGAGTGGTGGCCTGGCACGAAATTGGTGACAGCGACCCACTCGACTCCAGGGATACCTGGCTCATCAACAAGGACAAGA TCGAGGACCTGAGCGCCAAGCTGAAGCCGTACCAGCCGAGGGACTGGCGCCACGCGCCGCGCTTCCTGACCCTGCTCAAGCGGCACGCGGTGCTGCGCGGCCAGGACTGCACCATGACCTGCGTCTTCCTTGGGAACCCGCGGCCCACGGTGACCCTCTACAAGGGCGACGTCAACATCACGGCCATCTCCAAGTTCTGGTACAGCTCCACCAGGGGCGTGTGCACAATCGTCATCCCCACCGGCACGCTCAAGGACAGCG ACAAAGATGATAAGTCAATTCCAGCATCAGTCACTGAGAGTCTGCAGAAGAAATCCAAGTATCTTATGggagctccagccccacccacgCATCAGGAGAATGTTGTGATGTGGGGCTTCAGTGAGGGAGGCCCAGTGTGCTCTGTGGTGCTTGTCAATGCAGTCAGTCAGTGA
- the PTPN5 gene encoding tyrosine-protein phosphatase non-receptor type 5 has product MEGLPRETDELRVQKRLGTARSLPGEVALPFPEQDSEWKGLPQPVVMEALDQAEGLSDSQREMPPPPAPSPPSEPAQKPPPQGAGSHSLTVRSSLCLLAASQFLLACGMLWLSGYGPLWSQNATDLLSSSLTLLEQLGPLAWLGVGTWEVPSLLLVSLTVVLVTTLMWHLLRAPPEPPAPLPPEDRRQSVSRQPSFTYSEWMEEKVEDDFLDLDPVPETPVFDCVMDIKPEADPASLTVKSMGLQERRGSNVSLTLDMCTPGCSEEGFGYLMSPREESAREYLLSASRVLQAQELHEKALDPFLLQAEFFEIPMNFVDPKEYDIPGLVRKNRYKTILPNLHSRVCLTSPDPDDPLSSYINANYIRGYGGEEKVYIATQGPIVSTVGDFWRMVWQEHTPIIVMITNIEEMNEKCTEYWPEEQVVYDGVEIAVRKVIHTEDYRLRLISLRSGTEERGLKHYWFTSWPDQKTPDRAPPLLHLVQEVEEAAQQEGPRCAPIIVHCSAGIGRTGCFIATSICCQQLRHEGVVDILKTTCQLRQDRGGMIQTCEQYQFVHHVMSLYEKQLSCQAPE; this is encoded by the exons GTCTGCCCCAGCCGGTAGTGATGGAGGCGCTGGACCAGGCCGAAGGGCTCTCGGACTCGCAGAGAGAGATGCCACCGCCCCCAGCTCCTTCACCGCCCTCGGAGCCGGCTCAGAAGCCGCCACCTCAAGGCGCCGGGAGCCACTCCCTCACTGTCAGGAGCAGCCTGTGCCTGTTGGCTGCCTCCCAGTTCCTG CTTGCCTGCGGGATGCTCTGGCTCAGCGGCTATGGCCCCCTCTGGTCACAGAATGCCACAGACCTCCTCTCCTCCTCGCTCACACTCCTGGAACAGCTGGGACCCCTG GCCTGGCTGGGCGTTGGGACCTGGGAAGTCCCCAGCCTGCTGCTGGTCTCTCTGACTGTGGTCCTCGTCACCACCCTG ATGTGGCACCTCCTGAGGGCTCCCCCAGAGCCACCCGCCCCACTGCCCCCCGAGGACAGGCGCCAGTCGGTGAGCCGCCAGCCCTCCTTCACCTACTCGGAGTGGATGGAGGAGAAGGTTGAGGACGACTTCCTGGACCTGGACCCTGTCCCCGAGACCCCTGTGTTCGACTGCGTGATGGACATCAAGCCTGAGGCCGACCCCGCCTCCCTGACCGTCAAGTCCATGGGTCTGCAGGAGAG GAGGGGCTCCAACGTCTCCCTGACCCTGGACATGTGCACGCCAGGCTGCAGCGAGGAAGGCTTCGGCTATCTCATGTCCCCACGCGAGGAGTCAGCCCGCGAGTACCTGCTCAGCGCCTCCCGCGTCCTCCAGGCCCAGGAGCTTCATGAAAAGGCCCTGGACCCCTTCCTGCTGCAGGCAGAATTCTTT GAAATCCCCATGAACTTTGTGGACCCAAAAGAATATGACATTCCTGGGCTGGTGCGGAAGAACCGGTACAAAACCATCCTTCCCA accttcaCAGCAGAGTATGTCTGACCTCGCCAGACCCTGACGACCCTCTGAGTTCCTACATCAACGCCAACTACATCCGG GGCTATGGTGGGGAGGAGAAGGTGTACATCGCCACTCAGGGACCCATCGTCAGCACGGTCGGCGACTTCTGGCGCATGGTGTGGCAGGAGCACACGCCCATCATTGTCATGATCACCAACATCGAGGAGATGAACGAG AAGTGCACCGAGTACTGGCCGGAGGAGCAGGTGGTGTACGACGGTGTCGAGATTGCCGTGCGGAAAGTCATTCACACTGAGGATTACCGGCTGCGGCTCATCTCCCTCAGG AGCGGGACCGAAGAGCGAGGCCTGAAGCATTACTGGTTCACGTCCTGGCCTGACCAGAAGACCCCAGACCGGGCGCCCCCCCTCCTGCACCTGGTgcaggaggtggaggaggcagcCCAGCAGGAGGGGCCCCGCTGCGCCCCCATCATCGTCCACTGCAG TGCAGGGATTGGGAGGACTGGCTGCTTCATTGCCACCAGCATCTGCTGCCAGCAGCTGCGGCATGAGGGCGTGGTGGACATTCTGAAGACCACGTGCCAGCTCCGTCAGGACAG GGGCGGCATGATCCAGACATGTGAGCAGTACCAGTTTGTGCACCACGTCATGAGCCTCTACGAGAAGCAGCTGTCCTGCCAGGCCCCGGAGTGA